One window of Athalia rosae chromosome 2, iyAthRosa1.1, whole genome shotgun sequence genomic DNA carries:
- the LOC105686888 gene encoding uncharacterized protein LOC105686888 isoform X1, which translates to MLHNALDVMEAVGKQVQVVGGLGVGGPVGGDLHHHHHPHGAHGHPLVTTATPPRVQPQTQHNQHPPPRSTPVQLHRSTQEYISIKGSSPVSPRAGGPYVGPGGPPGGGGGAIGPPGSGGGGGNPGGGYVAVPGNLRYVHPYPPPPSTPVNQTPPPLPQSGTTAYSREAYRNAASSVNERVAISVSSSPVSQVGVGHGGGDYVVSTRPRISLLPPSSVAPAPVSAAQEYHSAGSRTQRGLMPVQTNQYCTRPVDISTLQDGPAFKKIRLSLPQSSMQTQNSDVCIKQEHIQLQQPLRIDTRKQPTAGAYTPQTEAISPTLPEPGTQEDAQFRSTKDDLLQQIAKVDREIAKAESQIIKLKKKQQELEEAANKPLEPPGLKRPVEEQSQQPKHQSLAQKIYAENRRKAQEAHILLDRLGPRVELPLYNQPSDTPIYQENKSRHQACMRARLVARLRREHAERASLHRQQSHTYATLVQEWHRKVDRLEGTQKKKTKESKNREFFEKVFPELRKQREDKERFNRVGARIKSEADLEEILDGLQEQEMEDKKMRSYAVIPPLLLDTKQRRIAFQNRNGLLQPEELEALHNERRLINVWGPMEHELFKEKYLQHPKNFGAIAQSLEHKNVPDCVLHYYLTKKTENYKQLLRKSRQRTRSSRNNPNNKVNNSNSGIGPIDILSTGVTTRLQREQQQKTQENPQANATTSTTSTTTTATTTTAATTVSTSAAATATSSSTSTSNTLADASITTSTTTTNTLTTTATTSVATTTITTSTKDAKDANKENKDSKEGLIKEIKEESQSSSETASGKDTKITIDNKTALSTSMNVVTPSILSSQTDVKEKKKPGTGNAGNLGRTKDKKKENHATPMETSDEEAVHPMETIEGGRQLGPHNCVVCQTTVEGGGQSRALARSQASQYGLRDDQVPLGARVCNTCRCKVVRGRYTACPLPGCPNLNNANSNSKTRVKRLRALPPKWNDLPPEIRDPVIQEFQIPSNVTKCCSACFNRISRRLAPHLTGSADNVEDADGPGRQWTDEELEQLKRALREHGTNWPKVSEQISGKTNHQCKNYYLTYRKKLGLDQLVAEYYQTLGEERRPCLTDEEESGSSTSSCDELAVHDSSDTASAGSPTNTIASAGMPVVVTTNTVMSLPMPLQQTGDSKHTEKLADMAVVSLVPPPVAIVTPQQPSTGGGPPPVANREDYDSSATETADEGQGGTELDNPSIVVTLSSTTNTSTVLQQQQQQQLLPTHSPPPKPANSNPLTVKDLMLGVIEMQFKRNPNSPAGNNSNISVSSSGTPTISSILKTDHRSDISFVRDYKPTTIPPGSSRDSGLATLSVVSSTHHGHHSTPSPQQIGQMQATITPCPPPPSGSQNQSSDLLPKEGLVVMQVQQALRETEGVTLDLSIKKPRQQHEYNHSLQPPHKPPPVTLYRTEPPPGTYYHPHSHPEQSRGAKSPHVYTSSPRPQAPLTPKMNKVTVPPPHPKLSPKLGSITTGHKGGSITHGTPVSGARYEGLLRQMTPPGPGSAGGQGPKETGSITQGTPVHPFATNDKRAPMYDYHRQIRVPPTSSAPVSSQSQSQGQGQGVVVTHGSQGYNSYPPRPPPSYTMEQQLASRQVIINDYFLSQQMHARTRGNSGAETGTKNEAPSPIYYAGTPPPPPQHPQPRQGVIQRHNPQKQHHYAPPPPGLEAFSSLVEVAVQQPNLPVPHPHPHSTGGGGGHEGLGKTMADRLMADRYNENRPLRDQETRLQEHRLAMQQAEHRIVVAQQRERERDRERDFVHVREKDEHRLQRDKEIQQHEHRFVVQHHHQQQQQQQQQQQQQQQQQQQQQQQQQQQQQQQQQQQQQQQQQQQQQQQQQQQQQQQQQQQQQQQQQQQQQQQQQQQQHREKELQQQEHRLAVQQQREKEMQHEHRLAVHQKELQQMAAAQREKEHQDHRLAVQQREKEMQQAEHRLAFQHQRERDLAHIQQQQIQQHLQQRMEAERRQHMAQIYRDQQHQQLDRESTRILGGSFPSSRHQQQQQQQQHPQVQQHQQQQQQQQQQQVQQQQQVQQVQQQQQVQQQQQQQQQQQQQQQQQQQATARQNQLSVNQQPGETSSTLTAASLIDAIITHQINQSSDNSGGTSMSNNQPTRPGDRLFQAVHRDSPAEPNGTAHSPAGESGGGGNKVITLGEHVDHIVTKDYGPPHSSSYRPYPSYHDEQWKRRKGPDVEPAKPGDERQIIRVAQQQQQQQQQQQQQQQQQQQQQQQQQQQQQQHPQQQQQQQQQQQQQPQQPQPQQQHPQQQQQQQQPPPTSNKQQFHPVEPVSPPETTTNHYARRFYETTTTTTATTPSNKPHLSPLDYVKNKIVEVMRTSEDDKAIGVVDRNGGNGGTEKEEKTGVESPSGGEMVIDESGSQPQQPLVPGPTTLYPYSALGVHAGPPPAPQPASFANKAEQTQAEPAPLLSAQYEPLSDED; encoded by the exons ATCGACGCAGGAGTACATCAGCATCAAGGGCAGTAGTCCCGTGTCACCGAGGGCTGGAGGACCCTACGTGGGTCCCGGAGGACCGCCGGGCGGGGGTGGCGGAGCGATTGGTCCACCAGGAAGCGGAGGTGGCGGAGGTAATCCCGGCGGAGGATACGTCGCCGTACCCGGGAACCTCCGTTACGTTCATCCTTATCCTCCTCCCCCGTCGACACCCGTCAACCAGACTCCGCCACCCCTACCACAATCGGGCACAACAGCCTACAGCAGGGAAGCCTACAGGAATGCAGCGTCTAGT GTAAACGAGAGGGTGGCCATCAGCGTCAGCAGCAGTCCTGTGTCTCAGGTTGGAGTTGGTCACGGGGGTGGTGATTACGTTGTCAGTACTCGACCCCGGATATCTCTGCTTCCGCCGTCGTCTGTTGCCCCTGCGCCGGTTTCCGCTGCTCAGGAGTATCACAGTGCCGGGTCTAGGACGCAACGAGGTCTCATGCCGGTGCAAACGAATCAATATTGCACCAGACCTGTCGACATTTCCACTCTTCAGGATGGAcctgcattcaaaaaaatccGATTGAGTCTGCCTCAGTCCTCGATGCAAACTCAGAATTCCGATGTTTGCATCAAACAGGAACACATACAGCTACAGCAACCCCTCAGGATAGATACCAGG AAGCAGCCGACAGCAGGAGCGTATACGCCGCAAACCGAGGCTATTTCACCAACTTTACCAGAACCTGGTACACAGGAAGATGCGCAGTTCAGGAGTACAAAGGATGATTTGCTGCAACAAATAGCCAAAGTCGATCGGGAGATAGCGAAAGCTGAGTCCCAAATCATTAAGCTTAAGAAAAAACAGCAGGAGCTTGAAGAGGCAGCGAACAAACCTCTCGAACCTCCTGGCTTGAAGCGGCCGGTCGAAGAACAGTCTCAACAGCCTAAACATCAGTCTCTCGCTCAGAAGATTTATGCCGAGAACAGA AGAAAAGCTCAAGAAGCTCACATTCTTCTGGACAGACTGGGTCCGAGAGTTGAACTGCCACTGTATAACCAGCCTTCGGATACCCCAATATACCAAGAAAACAAAAGTAGGCATCAAGCGTGTATGAGAGCTAGGCTTGTGGCAAGGTTGAGGAGAGAGCATGCGGAACGTGCTTCCCTTCACAGACAACAGTCCCATACGTATGCCACTTTGGTTCAAGAATGGCATCGTAAGGTTGACAGGCTAGAGGGGACTCAGAAGAAAAAGACTAAGGAAAGTAAAAATCGCGAGTTCTTCGAAAAAGTCTTTCCTGAGTTACGTAAGCAACGGGAAGATAAGGAGCGGTTCAATCGAGTAGGAGCTCGTATTAAGAGTGAAGCGGATCTTGAAGAAATTTTGGATGGCTTACAGGAACAGgag ATGGAAGACAAAAAGATGCGATCGTATGCAGTGATACCTCCACTCTTATTGGATACCAAGCAGAGACGAATCGCCTTCCAAAATCGCAATGGTCTTCTTCAACCAGAGGAACTCGAAGCTCTTCATAACGAACGTCGTCTAATAAATGTCTGGGGTCCTATGGAACACGAGCTTTTCAAGGAGAAATACTTACAACACCCTAAAAACTTCGGAGCAATAGCTCAATCTCTAGAACATAAAAATGTACCAGATTGCGTGCTTCACTATTATCTCACGAAAAAGACAGAaaactacaaacaactactgCGGAAGTCCAGACAACGTACGCGTAGCTCTAGAAATAATCCTAATAACAAG GTGAACAATAGTAATTCGGGAATCGGGCCAATAGATATTCTTTCTACTGGTGTTACGACGAGGCTTCAAagagaacaacaacaaaaaacccAGGAAAACCCTCAAGCCAATGCGACGACGAGTACAACCAGTACCACCACGACAGCAACGACAACGACGGCAGCTACGACGGTTAGTACGtccgctgctgctactgcgACATCCTCGAGTACGTCGACTTCAAATACCTTAGCGGATGCAAGCATAACGACATCGACTACGACAACCAATACGCTTACCACTACTGCCACGACGAGcgttgctactaccaccataACGACTAGTACGAAAGATGCTAAAGAtgcgaataaagaaaataaagatagTAAAGAAGGTCTCataaaagaaatcaaagaGGAATCACAGTCCAGTTCGGAAACCGCGTCGGGGAAAGACACCAAAATCAC AATAGACAACAAGACAGCTTTGTCAACGTCGATGAACGTTGTTACTCCCAGCATCCTATCGTCGCAGACTGatgtcaaagaaaaaaagaaacctggTACGGGTAATGCGGGTAACCTAGGTCGAACTAAGgataagaagaaggagaatcACGCGACTCCTATGGAGACTAGCGACGAAGAAGCGGTCCATCCTATGGAAACAATCG AAGGTGGAAGACAGCTAGGACCACACAATTGCGTTGTCTGCCAAACCACGGTCGAAGGTGGAGGACAAAGCCGCGCGCTGGCCAGAAGTCAAGCTTCCCAGTATGGATTGAGGGATGATCAAGTTCCGCTTGGGGCTCGTGTTTGTAATACCTGTAGATGCAAAGTTGTTCGCGGACGTTATACCGCATGTCCACTACCCGGTTGCCCGAATTTAAATAATGCAAATTCGAACTCGAAGACTAGGGTGAAGCGACTCCGCGCTCTACCTCCCAAATGGAATGATCTTCCACCAGAGATTCGAGATCCGGTCATACAGGAATTTC AAATTCCAAGTAACGTGACAAAATGCTGTTCGGCATGTTTTAATCGAATATCGAGACGTTTGGCGCCTCATCTCACGGGGAGTGCGGATAACGTCGAGGATGCGGATGGTCCGGGACGACAATGGACGGACGAAGAATTGGAGCAATTAAAACGAGCTCTACGGGAGCACGGTACAAATTGGCCCAAGGTGTCCGAACAGATATCTGGGAAAACGAATCATCAGTGTAAAAACTATTATTTAACATACCGGAAAAAATTGGGACTCGATCAGTTGGTCGCGGAATATTATCAAACACTTGGTGAAGAGAGGCGGCCTTGTCTCACAGACGAAGAAGAGAGCGGAAGTAGCACAAGTAGCTGCGACGAATTGGCT GTGCATGATTCGAGCGACACGGCAAGTGCCGGTAGTCCGACAAATACAATTGCAAGTGCCGGTATGCCTGTTGTTGTAACGACAAATACTGTCATGTCCTTGCCGATGCCGCTACAACAGACCGGAGATTCAAAACATACGGAAAAACTTGCAGATATGGCAGTTGTCTCGTTAGTACCACCACCGGTAGCTATAGTAACTCCTCAACAACCGTCTACTGGAGGTGGCCCACCACCAGTAGCCAATAGAGAGGATTATGACAGTTCAGCTACG GAGACGGCGGACGAGGGTCAGGGTGGTACCGAGTTAGATAACCCTAGCATTGTGGTTACATTGAGTTCAACGACGAATACTTCCACTGTtctgcagcaacagcaacagcagcaattACTGCCGACTCATTCACCTCCTCCAAAGCCAGCTAACAGTAATCCCTTAACTGTTAAGGATTTGATGCTCGGCGTGATAGAAATGCAATTTAAACGGAACCCAAATAGTCCTGCTGGCAATAACTCAAATATTTCCGTTAGTAGTTCTGGTACTCCAACTATCTCAAGTATACTCAAAACGGATCATCGTAGTGATATCAGCTTTGTTCGCGACTACAAACCTACAACTATCCCACCTGGTTCCAGTAGGGATTCGGGTCTTGCTACATTATCAGTTGTCTCCAGTACTCATCATGGGCATCATTCCACACCTAGTCCGCAACAAATCG GTCAAATGCAAGCTACCATCACACCTTGTCCACCTCCACCATCCGGAAGTCAAAATCAATCTTCAGACCTTTTGCCCAAGGAAGGACTAGTTGTGATGCAAGTACAACAAGCTTTACGTGAGACTGAAGGTGTAACACTAGATCTGAGTATAAAAAAGCCTAGACAACAACATGAGTATAATCATTCGTTGCAACCACCTCATAAACCACCACCAGTCACTCTGTATCGAACCGAACCACCACCAGGAACATATTATCATCCTCATTCTCATCCCGAGCAAAGTCGGGGTGCCAAGAGTCCGCACGTGTACACCTCTTCTCCTAGGCCACAAGCTCCGTTAACACctaaaatgaataaagttACTGTTCCACCACCACATCCGAAATTATCACCAAAGTTAGGAAGTATTACAACCGGTCATAAAGGTGGTTCCATCACACATGGTACCCCTGTGTCCGGTGCCCGGTACGAGGGACTTCTTAGACAAATGACCCCCCCAGGACCGGGAAGTGCTGGTGGTCAAGGACCTAAAGAAACTGGCTCTATCACGCAAGGAACACCCGTCCATCCGTTTGCCACAAACGACAAGCGGGCACCCATGTATGATTATCATCGACAGATTCGGGTGCCACCTACTTCGTCGGCTCCTGTTTCCAGTCAAAGTCAAAGTCAGGGACAAGGACAAGGAGTAGTAGTGACGCACGGTTCGCAGGGGTATAATTCTTACCCTCCACGACCTCCACCAAGTTATACGATGGAGCAACAACTTGCTTCAAGGCAGGTTATAATAAACGATTACTTTTTGAGTCAACAAATGCATGCTAGAACTCGCGGAAACAGTGGAGCAGAGACTGGAACTAAGAACGAAGCACCTTCTCCTATTTATTATGCTGGTACACCACCTCCGCCGCCACAGCACCCTCAACCACGTCAAGGTGTTATACAAAGGCACAACCCACagaagcaacatcattacgcTCCACCACCTCCCGGGCTTGAGGCGTTTTCGAGTTTAGTGGAGGTTGCAGTGCAACAGCCAAATCTTCCTGTACCCCACCCGCATCCTCATTCAACCGGTGGAGGTGGGGGGCACGAAGGTCTTGGTAAAACAATGGCTGATCGATTAATGGCAGATAGGTACAATGAGAATCGGCCACTCCGCGACCAAGAAACGCGCTTGCAAGAACATCGATTGGCAATGCAACAGGCAGAACATCGAATAGTTGTTGCTCAACAACGGGAAAGAGAGCGAGACCGAGAACGAGACTTTGTTCACGTTAGAGAGAAAGACGAGCACCGGTTACAGAGGGACAAAGAAATACAACAGCACGAACATCGGTTTGTTGTACAACATCATcatcaacagcagcaacagcaacagcagcaacaacaacagcaacaacaacaacaacaacaacaacaacaacagcagcagcagcagcagcagcagcaacaacagcaacaacagcagcagcaacagcaacaacaacaacaacaacaacaacaacaacaacaacaacaacaacaacaacaacaacaacagcagcagcagcagcagcagcagcagcagcagcagcagcagcagcagcatagGGAAAAAGAACTCCAGCAACAGGAACACCGTTTGGCTGTGCAACAacaacgtgaaaaagaaatgcaaCACGAACATCGGTTAGCGGTTCATCAGAAAGAACTACAACAAATGGCTGCTGctcaaagggaaaaggaaCACCAGGATCATCGATTAGCAGTTCAGCagcgtgaaaaagaaatgcaaCAAGCTGAGCATCGTCTCGCTTTTCAACACCAGAGGGAGAGGGATTTAGCTCATATTCAGCAACAACAAATCCAACAACATCTACAACAGCGCATGGAAGCAGAAAGAAGACAACATATGGCACAAATCTACAGAGATCAACAGCACCAGCAACTAGATAGAGAATCAACGAGAATCCTGGGAGGTAGTTTTCCTTCTTCAAGAcatcaacagcagcaacaacaacagcagcaccCACAGGTGCagcaacatcaacaacaacaacaacaacaacaacaacaacaagtacagcaacaacagcaggtACAACAGgtacaacagcagcagcaggtacagcaacagcaacaacaacagcaacaacaacaacaacaacaacagcaacaacagcaggcAACAGCTCGACAAAATCAATTGTCAGTTAACCAACAACCAGGAGAAACTTCATCAACCTTAACAGCAGCGAGTCTAATCGACGCCATCATTACGCATCAGATTAACCAGAGTTCTGACAATTCAGGGGGGACCTCTATGTCTAACAATCAGCCTACCAGACCTGGTGATCGTCTATTCCAG GCCGTACATCGAGATAGTCCTGCAGAACCAAATGGTACTGCACACAGTCCTGCGGGTGAAAGTGGTGGAGGCGGAAATAAAGTCATTACTCTTGGAGAACACGTTGACCACATTGTCACAAAAGATTACGGCCCGCCGCATAGCTCGAGTTACAGACCATACCCAAG TTACCATGATGAACAGTGGAAACGTAGGAAAGGTCCGGACGTAGAGCCTGCCAAGCCAGGAGACGAACGCCAGATCATCCGTGTGGctcagcaacagcaacagcaacaacaacaacaacaacaacaacaacaacaacaacaacaacagcagcagcagcagcagcagcaacagcaacaacacccacaacaacaacagcaacaacaacagcaacagcagcagcagcctcaGCAGCCACAGCCACAGCAACAACAcccacaacaacaacaacaacaacagcaaccaCCTCCAACTTCTAACAAGCAACAATTCCATCCAGTTGAACCAGTTTCACCACCCGAAACCACTACAAATCACTACGCGCGTCGTTTTTACgaaacaacgacaacaaccaCTGCCACTACACCTTCTAACAAGCCTCATCTTTCTCCATTGGACtatgtaaaaaacaaaattgttgAAGTGATGAGAACATCGGAAGACGATAAAGCGATAGGAGTTGTAGATAGAAATGGGGGGAACGGTGGCActgagaaggaggaaaaaacgggTGTAGAAAGCCCTTCGGGAGGGGAAATGGTTATCGATGAAAGTGGTAGCCAACCGCAACAACCACTCGTACCTGGACCTACAACTCTTTATCCGTACAGTGCACTTGGTGTACATGCTGGTCCTCCCCCAGCTCCGCAACCTGCTTCTTTTGCTAACAAAGCCGAACAAACACAGGCTGAACCTGCCCCTCTTCTCTCCGCCCAATATGAACCGCTCTCAGATGAGGACTGA